The following are encoded in a window of Paraburkholderia hospita genomic DNA:
- a CDS encoding selenium-binding family protein: MATWKPDPTFYPSARMASSAPKETVAYVASFDPSRETPDELAVVDVDPGSAEYGRIVGRVAMPNTGDELHHFGWNACSSCLCPNAPHPHTERRYLVVPGLRSSRIHILDTKPDKRQPQIVRVLEPAEVAEKAGYTRPHTVHCGPAGIYVVSLANAQGEAPGGIFLMDHETFDIRGQWEIDRGPQELSYDGWWHLGYDTVVTSEWGLPATFENGLVPEVLLGGKYGHRLHFWDMNTRKHKQVVDFGAENQLVFELRPAHDPTKAYGFVNSVISLKDLSASIWTWYRDGDQWAARKVIEIPAEPADASLLPPMLKGFGAVPPLVTDIALSLDDRFLYVSCWGTGDLRQYDVSDPMKPELTGTVRIGGIAARATHPAAGERPLNGGPQMVEVSRDGSRVYFTNSLYGAIDEQFYTEGIDGWMVKLDAGKNGGLSVANDFFVDWPKSHRPHQIRLEGGDASSDSYCYP, encoded by the coding sequence ATGGCGACATGGAAACCCGATCCGACTTTCTATCCTTCCGCGCGCATGGCAAGCAGCGCGCCGAAGGAAACTGTCGCGTATGTGGCGAGCTTCGATCCGTCGCGCGAAACGCCCGACGAGCTCGCCGTCGTCGATGTCGATCCGGGCTCGGCGGAATATGGGCGCATCGTCGGCCGCGTGGCGATGCCCAATACGGGCGACGAGCTGCATCACTTCGGCTGGAACGCGTGCAGCTCGTGCCTGTGTCCGAACGCGCCGCATCCGCATACGGAGCGTCGCTATCTCGTCGTGCCGGGGCTGCGCTCGTCGCGCATCCATATTCTCGATACGAAGCCCGACAAACGGCAGCCGCAGATCGTACGCGTGCTCGAACCTGCGGAAGTCGCGGAAAAGGCGGGCTATACGCGCCCGCATACCGTGCACTGCGGGCCGGCGGGCATCTATGTGGTGTCGCTCGCGAATGCGCAGGGCGAAGCGCCCGGCGGCATTTTCCTGATGGATCACGAGACCTTCGATATTCGCGGCCAGTGGGAAATCGATCGCGGCCCGCAGGAGCTGTCGTACGACGGCTGGTGGCATCTCGGCTACGACACCGTCGTGACGAGCGAATGGGGCCTGCCCGCGACGTTCGAGAACGGCCTCGTGCCGGAAGTGCTGCTGGGCGGCAAGTACGGGCATCGGCTGCACTTCTGGGACATGAATACGCGCAAGCACAAGCAGGTCGTCGACTTCGGCGCGGAGAACCAGCTGGTGTTCGAACTGCGTCCCGCACACGATCCGACCAAAGCCTACGGCTTCGTCAATTCAGTGATCAGCCTCAAGGACCTGTCGGCGTCGATCTGGACGTGGTATCGCGACGGCGATCAATGGGCCGCGCGCAAGGTGATCGAGATTCCCGCCGAGCCCGCCGACGCCTCATTGCTTCCGCCCATGCTCAAAGGCTTCGGCGCCGTGCCGCCGCTTGTCACGGATATCGCGCTGTCGCTCGATGACCGCTTCCTGTACGTGTCATGCTGGGGCACGGGCGATCTCAGGCAATACGACGTCTCCGATCCGATGAAGCCTGAATTGACGGGCACGGTGCGCATCGGCGGGATTGCCGCGCGGGCGACGCATCCGGCAGCAGGCGAGCGCCCGCTGAACGGCGGCCCGCAGATGGTCGAAGTGAGCCGCGACGGTAGCCGCGTGTACTTCACCAACTCGCTGTACGGCGCGATTGACGAGCAGTTCTATACGGAAGGGATCGACGGCTGGATGGTCAAGCTCGACGCCGGGAAGAACGGCGGCCTGAGCGTGGCGAACGACTTCTTCGTCGACTGGCCGAAGTCGCATCGGCCGCATCAGATCCGGCTGGAAGGCGGCGATGCGTCGTCGGATTCATATTGCTATCCGTGA
- a CDS encoding VOC family protein, whose protein sequence is MTTARPFLLFQDHNAEEAMKFYVSLFDDGRIVEIVHYAPDAPGHEGSVMKGTFHVAGQTVMCTDSIARHDFTFTPAFSLFVDCDSQAQQEKLCAALSEGGAQLMPIDDYGFSRRFAWVSDRFGVSWQLNLP, encoded by the coding sequence ATGACGACCGCCCGTCCATTCCTGCTGTTCCAGGACCACAACGCCGAAGAAGCGATGAAGTTCTACGTATCACTATTCGACGACGGCCGGATCGTCGAAATCGTCCATTACGCGCCGGACGCGCCGGGGCACGAAGGTTCGGTGATGAAAGGCACGTTCCATGTCGCGGGGCAAACGGTGATGTGCACCGACAGCATCGCGAGGCACGACTTCACGTTCACGCCGGCGTTCTCGCTGTTCGTCGACTGCGATTCGCAAGCGCAGCAGGAGAAGCTGTGCGCGGCGCTGTCCGAAGGCGGCGCGCAACTGATGCCGATCGACGACTACGGCTTCAGCCGCCGGTTCGCGTGGGTCAGCGACCGCTTCGGCGTGTCGTGGCAACTGAACCTGCCCTGA
- a CDS encoding BMP family ABC transporter substrate-binding protein → MKIRMARAVMRSLRLPAALLAALGATAVLSTAALAAEPLGVAFVYLGNPGDAGWTYAHEQGVKSIETKFGDKIKVTRVENVPESADSERVFRDLASKGNKIIVGSSFGFQDFELKTAKDYPDIVFEHATGYKKAANFATYDVRTYQSAYLAGLVGGYTTKSNTLGFVASVPVPEVVRNINAFTMGARSVNPNAKVKVVWINTWFDPGKEKQAAETLIGQGADVLIQNTDSTATMQTAEQKKVHAFGWDSDMKQFGPNAQLGACVSYWGVYYSHLIEQVQSGKWTNAPTWWGLKEKAIDLASINTQAVSPTAQKALAQKRDDIIAGKFDPFSGPIKDQGGVIKVAAGKSLSDADLLRLNWFVQGVDGSLPK, encoded by the coding sequence ATGAAAATAAGAATGGCTCGCGCAGTCATGCGCTCGCTGCGTCTTCCTGCTGCGCTTCTGGCCGCCCTCGGCGCCACTGCCGTGTTGAGCACGGCCGCCTTGGCTGCGGAACCGCTCGGCGTCGCATTCGTCTACCTCGGCAATCCCGGCGACGCCGGCTGGACCTACGCGCACGAGCAAGGCGTGAAGTCGATCGAAACGAAGTTCGGCGACAAGATCAAGGTGACGCGCGTCGAGAACGTGCCCGAATCGGCGGATTCGGAGCGCGTGTTCCGCGACCTCGCGAGCAAGGGGAACAAGATCATCGTCGGATCGAGCTTCGGCTTCCAGGACTTCGAACTGAAGACCGCCAAGGACTACCCCGATATCGTCTTCGAGCACGCAACCGGCTACAAGAAGGCCGCGAACTTCGCGACCTACGACGTGCGCACCTATCAGAGCGCCTATCTGGCAGGGCTCGTCGGCGGCTATACGACGAAGAGCAACACGCTCGGCTTCGTCGCGTCGGTGCCCGTGCCGGAAGTGGTGCGCAACATCAATGCATTCACGATGGGCGCGCGCTCGGTCAATCCGAACGCGAAAGTGAAAGTAGTGTGGATCAACACCTGGTTCGATCCGGGCAAGGAAAAGCAGGCAGCCGAAACGCTGATCGGCCAGGGCGCCGACGTGCTGATCCAGAACACCGATTCGACGGCTACGATGCAGACGGCCGAGCAGAAGAAGGTGCATGCGTTCGGCTGGGATTCGGACATGAAGCAGTTCGGGCCCAACGCGCAACTGGGCGCATGCGTGAGTTACTGGGGTGTCTACTATTCGCATCTGATCGAGCAGGTGCAGTCGGGCAAGTGGACCAACGCGCCGACGTGGTGGGGTCTCAAGGAAAAAGCGATCGACCTCGCGAGCATCAACACGCAAGCCGTGTCGCCTACCGCGCAGAAAGCGCTGGCGCAGAAGCGCGACGACATCATCGCAGGCAAGTTCGACCCGTTCTCCGGGCCGATCAAGGATCAAGGCGGCGTGATCAAGGTGGCAGCGGGCAAGTCGCTGTCGGATGCGGATCTGTTACGGCTGAACTGGTTCGTGCAGGGCGTCGACGGATCGCTGCCGAAGTAA
- a CDS encoding nucleoside deaminase yields the protein MSLTNPSKQNASDFPEQGLAPTREQIVRHLRRASVVAERATLMGHHPFGAILVGPDQETVLIEQGNVDTVNHAESVLARIAALNFTPQYLWSCTLYTTVEPCCMCAGTAYWANIGRVVFGMTEERLLQATGNHAENPTMSVSSQYVFDHCQKRVELIGPVAEVEEEIMQVQRAFWASRSN from the coding sequence TTGAGCCTGACCAATCCCTCGAAACAGAACGCGTCGGACTTCCCCGAGCAGGGGCTTGCGCCGACGCGCGAACAGATCGTGCGTCATCTGCGTCGTGCGAGCGTCGTGGCGGAGCGCGCGACACTGATGGGCCATCATCCGTTCGGCGCGATTCTCGTCGGCCCGGATCAGGAGACCGTGCTGATCGAACAAGGCAACGTCGATACCGTCAATCATGCGGAATCCGTGCTTGCGCGCATTGCTGCGCTCAACTTCACGCCGCAGTATCTGTGGAGCTGCACGCTCTACACGACCGTCGAGCCGTGCTGCATGTGCGCGGGCACCGCGTACTGGGCGAACATCGGGCGCGTGGTGTTCGGGATGACGGAAGAACGTCTGCTGCAAGCCACCGGTAATCATGCTGAAAACCCAACGATGAGCGTGTCGTCGCAATACGTCTTCGATCATTGTCAAAAGCGCGTCGAGTTGATCGGGCCTGTCGCCGAAGTCGAAGAAGAAATCATGCAGGTACAGCGCGCGTTTTGGGCTTCGCGTTCGAACTGA
- a CDS encoding cytochrome b, with product MTSHASSQSAGKSLRYSRTAIALHWLIALLMICGFYLGWIMTDIPGFTPTKLKYVSWHKWIGVTVFALAVLRVVWRATHAAPPMPVAMPAWQKAAAHATHALLYVLMLAIPITGYFFSSAAGVQVVYLGVLPLPTFIGPDQALKAILRTTHIALNYTLLVLFAMHVLAALKHQFVERDGLLARMIPFLK from the coding sequence ATGACGTCCCACGCTTCTTCTCAAAGCGCAGGTAAGAGTCTGCGCTACAGCCGCACGGCCATTGCGCTGCACTGGCTGATCGCGCTGCTGATGATCTGCGGCTTCTATCTCGGCTGGATCATGACGGACATTCCGGGCTTCACGCCGACGAAGCTCAAATACGTCTCGTGGCACAAGTGGATCGGCGTCACCGTGTTCGCGCTGGCCGTGCTGCGCGTCGTGTGGCGCGCAACGCATGCAGCGCCGCCGATGCCCGTCGCGATGCCCGCCTGGCAAAAGGCCGCCGCGCACGCGACGCACGCGCTGCTCTATGTGCTGATGCTTGCCATTCCAATCACCGGCTACTTCTTCAGCTCGGCGGCGGGCGTGCAGGTCGTGTACCTCGGCGTGCTGCCGCTGCCGACTTTCATCGGCCCCGATCAGGCGCTGAAGGCCATTCTGCGCACCACGCATATCGCGTTGAACTACACGCTGCTCGTGCTGTTCGCAATGCATGTGCTTGCGGCGCTCAAGCATCAGTTCGTCGAACGCGACGGACTGCTGGCACGCATGATTCCCTTCCTCAAATGA
- a CDS encoding YceI family protein: protein MKNYSYRRVLAGAAAVLFAAASPAFAQVDAGKSTVVATSKQMNVPVDGTFKKFNAQLTFDPAKPTAGSANLSIDTDSYDLGDPEYNKQVRGKEWFDSATFPKATFVSTAIAPAGGNQYKVTGKLTIKGKSQTVTVPVSITQQGATQTFDGSLPIKRTQYDIGSGEWKDTSVVADDVVIKFHIVAAQH from the coding sequence ATGAAGAACTACTCTTATCGCCGCGTGCTGGCGGGCGCCGCCGCCGTTCTGTTCGCCGCCGCGTCGCCGGCGTTCGCGCAAGTCGATGCGGGCAAGAGCACGGTCGTCGCGACATCGAAGCAGATGAACGTGCCCGTCGACGGCACGTTCAAGAAGTTCAACGCACAACTGACATTCGATCCCGCGAAGCCGACGGCAGGCAGCGCGAATCTGTCGATCGACACCGACAGCTACGACCTCGGCGACCCCGAATACAACAAGCAGGTGCGCGGCAAGGAATGGTTCGACAGCGCGACGTTCCCGAAAGCGACCTTCGTTTCGACAGCGATCGCGCCCGCAGGCGGTAATCAGTACAAGGTCACGGGCAAGCTGACCATCAAGGGCAAATCGCAGACGGTCACGGTGCCTGTTTCAATCACGCAGCAGGGCGCGACGCAGACGTTCGACGGCTCGCTGCCCATCAAACGCACGCAGTACGACATCGGCTCGGGCGAATGGAAAGATACGTCGGTGGTCGCCGACGACGTCGTCATCAAGTTTCACATCGTCGCCGCACAGCATTAA
- a CDS encoding YceI family protein, producing MKKQLLIAAGALIAGMSFNAMAADTYQLDPNHTYPSFEADHFGGISVWRGKFKKSSGTVTLDRAAKTGTVDVTIDTTSIDTGNDKLDKHLQTPEFFDAAKYPTATYKGTQIRFDGDTPVEVIGTLTLHGVTKPLNLKIESFKCFINPMLKREVCGAESTATFDRADFGMDWGKSYGFNTKTVLHIQTEGVKQ from the coding sequence GTGAAGAAACAACTGTTGATCGCAGCGGGCGCGCTGATCGCGGGCATGTCGTTCAATGCAATGGCAGCCGATACGTACCAGCTCGATCCGAACCACACGTACCCGAGCTTCGAAGCCGATCACTTCGGCGGCATCTCGGTATGGCGCGGCAAGTTCAAGAAGTCGAGCGGCACGGTGACGCTCGATCGCGCAGCGAAGACGGGCACGGTCGACGTGACGATCGACACGACGTCGATCGATACGGGCAACGACAAGCTCGACAAGCATCTGCAAACGCCCGAGTTCTTCGACGCAGCGAAGTACCCGACGGCGACCTACAAGGGCACGCAGATCCGCTTCGACGGCGACACGCCCGTCGAGGTGATCGGCACGCTGACGCTGCATGGCGTGACGAAGCCGCTGAACCTGAAGATCGAATCGTTCAAGTGCTTCATCAACCCGATGCTCAAGCGCGAAGTGTGCGGCGCGGAATCGACGGCGACGTTCGATCGCGCGGACTTCGGCATGGACTGGGGCAAGTCGTACGGCTTCAACACGAAGACCGTGTTGCATATCCAGACGGAAGGCGTGAAGCAGTAA